From Alligator mississippiensis isolate rAllMis1 chromosome 9, rAllMis1, whole genome shotgun sequence, one genomic window encodes:
- the SKP1 gene encoding S-phase kinase-associated protein 1: MPSIKLQSSDGEIFEVDVEIAKQSVTIKTMLEDLGMDDEGDDDPVPLPNVNAAILKKVIQWCTHHKDDPPPPEDDENKEKRTDDIPVWDQEFLKVDQGTLFELILAANYLDIKGLLDVTCKTVANMIKGKTPEEIRKTFNIKNDFTEEEEAQVRKENQWCEEK; the protein is encoded by the exons ATGCCTTCAATTAAACTTCAGAGTTCAGATGGAGAGATTTTTGAAGTTGATGTTGAAATTGCAAAGCAATCTGTAACTATCAAGACTATGTTGGAAG ATTTGGGAATGGATGATGAAGGAGATGATGACCCAGTTCCTCTTCCAAATGTTAATGCAGCTATATTAAAAAAG GTGATCCAGTGGTGCACCCACCACAAAGatgatcctcctcctcctgaggATGATGAGAACAAAGAGAAAAGAACAGATGATATCCCTGTGTGGGACCAAGAATTCCTGAAGGTAGACCAAGGAACACTCTTTGAACTTATCCTG GCTGCAAACTATTTGGACATCAAAGGCTTGCTTGACGTCACATGCAAGACTGTTGCAAACATGATTAAAGGGAAAACTCCAGAAGAAATTCGTAAGACATTCAATATCAAGAATGACTTCACTGAGGAGGAAGAGGCACAG GTACGCAAAGAGAACCAGTGGTGTGAAGAGAAGTGA